The Armatimonadota bacterium genomic interval CGAGATCGAGCACGTCCCAAACGCCTTCTTTCCGCCAGAAGGCGCGATGCCTTAACGAATCTCCCGAATCCAGAGGTCCCGCGCTTCGATCGTCGATCTCGGATCGTGGCACTGGATGGCAACCCGCCCTTCTAAAAAATCCTCCACCTGTGTATCGACCGTCTGCCGTCCGTTGACATAGATCCGAACGCGCTTCCCCTCCGCCAACACCCGCATAGAAAACCAAGCCTCGTCTCGCGTCGTAATCTCGGGCGCGCGAACCCGGCCATACAGCGATCCGGTCGAATAATCCCCGCCGCGGTTCCAGATCTGCGCTTCCAAACCTTCTGGCCAGCTGTCGGGATTGGAGGCTGGCGGGCGAGCGCGAAAGTAGAAGCCGCTGTTGCCGTTGGGCGTAATCTTGAACATTCCCCTCAGTTCAAAGTCCTTGAACGACGCCATGCTGAACAGATGCCCCATCTCGCCGCTGCCGCGCAAAACGCCATCGACAACCTCCCACTTGGCCTTGCCCTTGGCCTCCCAACCGGTCAGATCTTTGCCGTTGAAGAGAGGCGCCCACTCGTCTTTGGGCTTTGGCAGAGGCTCGATCTTAAGGTTGCGATACCGCACCGTTACACCAGGGTG includes:
- a CDS encoding DUF1080 domain-containing protein, producing MRVLFAILYIVGLCWAQTISLLGEPYKLKIYDGPPWLFEGQELIGPKDASGWIGTEEEYEDFELTGEYWIDRGETHESNSGIFIRASRQGQPWIDGYELQISLQDEKNPTGSLYNRVPTSLELMKRLTPEKQWNKFAIRAEGARIRAWYNGEQVQDATLNVRTKGVIGFQQHHPGVTVRYRNLKIEPLPKPKDEWAPLFNGKDLTGWEAKGKAKWEVVDGVLRGSGEMGHLFSMASFKDFELRGMFKITPNGNSGFYFRARPPASNPDSWPEGLEAQIWNRGGDYSTGSLYGRVRAPEITTRDEAWFSMRVLAEGKRVRIYVNGRQTVDTQVEDFLEGRVAIQCHDPRSTIEARDLWIREIR